The following coding sequences lie in one Psychrobacter arenosus genomic window:
- the gshB gene encoding glutathione synthase produces MSADLKSLHTKPLNILVIMDPIEYVNYKKDTTLAMMWSASDRGHTLGYCQQHDLWLDKGQLMVDAQAITVRRDPNDFYTLADSVTQPITDYDVILMRKDPPFNMRFVYATYMLDHAKAAGVLVVNDPQSIRDCNEKLFATWFSESMSPTIVTSKQAHIRKFIAEQQDVIVKPLDGMGGTGIFRLTEGSPNIGATLEMLTELETLPIMAQRYLPEIVEGDKRVLIVDGEVVDYSLARIPMKGETRGNLAAGGSGVAMPLTDAEREVALKVAPIVKEKGLMFVGLDLIGARITEINVTSPTCVREIDDQCGTDIATDFIIAIENKLKL; encoded by the coding sequence ATGAGTGCAGATCTTAAGTCGTTACACACCAAGCCATTAAACATCTTGGTTATCATGGATCCAATCGAATACGTCAATTATAAAAAAGACACGACCCTAGCGATGATGTGGTCAGCGTCAGATCGTGGTCATACGCTAGGTTACTGTCAGCAGCACGATTTGTGGTTGGATAAGGGGCAATTGATGGTAGATGCGCAGGCGATTACTGTGCGCCGCGATCCCAATGACTTTTATACCTTGGCGGATAGCGTTACCCAACCTATTACAGATTATGACGTTATCTTAATGCGTAAAGACCCGCCGTTTAATATGCGCTTTGTTTATGCCACTTATATGCTAGACCATGCTAAGGCCGCTGGCGTGTTGGTGGTCAATGACCCGCAAAGTATCCGTGATTGTAATGAAAAGCTGTTTGCCACTTGGTTTAGTGAGTCTATGAGCCCGACTATTGTGACCAGTAAGCAAGCCCATATTCGCAAGTTCATCGCTGAGCAGCAGGATGTGATTGTTAAGCCATTAGATGGGATGGGCGGTACCGGTATTTTTCGCTTGACTGAAGGTAGCCCGAATATTGGTGCCACGTTAGAGATGCTAACCGAGCTTGAGACTTTGCCTATTATGGCGCAGCGTTATCTGCCTGAAATTGTTGAAGGCGATAAGCGAGTCTTAATTGTCGATGGCGAAGTCGTCGATTATTCATTAGCGCGTATTCCTATGAAAGGGGAGACGCGGGGTAATTTAGCTGCGGGGGGTAGTGGAGTCGCTATGCCTTTGACTGATGCTGAACGTGAAGTGGCGTTAAAAGTAGCGCCTATTGTCAAAGAAAAAGGGTTAATGTTTGTAGGTTTGGACCTGATTGGTGCGCGTATTACCGAGATTAACGTGACCAGTCCTACCTGTGTACGTGAGATCGATGACCAATGCGGTACGGATATCGCCACTGACTTTATTATTGCTATTGAAAATAAGCTTAAGCTATAG
- a CDS encoding DUF2147 domain-containing protein, producing the protein MTIFAKSPLLKTLLLTAGLTVGMAASAADQLHNTKWTTYNDKNQPDSVLQFVENNGVLSAKIVEVLDPRAVDKKVCDTCKGKFHNKPLKGATVLWNMKVDPNDPNKYTGGSGIEPETGMTFSGKAELNGDTLKLRGYKGVALLGKTRILKRR; encoded by the coding sequence ATGACTATTTTTGCAAAGTCACCATTATTGAAGACCCTTTTATTAACTGCGGGTTTGACCGTTGGCATGGCAGCCAGTGCGGCGGATCAGCTGCACAATACTAAGTGGACCACTTATAACGATAAAAACCAGCCGGATTCCGTGCTGCAATTTGTTGAAAATAATGGCGTATTGTCGGCTAAGATTGTAGAAGTACTAGACCCACGGGCTGTCGATAAAAAAGTCTGTGATACTTGTAAAGGTAAATTCCACAATAAACCTTTAAAAGGCGCTACTGTTCTTTGGAACATGAAAGTCGACCCTAACGACCCTAATAAATATACTGGGGGTAGTGGGATTGAGCCTGAGACTGGTATGACCTTTTCAGGTAAAGCTGAGTTAAATGGCGACACCCTAAAGCTTAGAGGGTATAAAGGAGTGGCGCTGTTAGGTAAAACTCGTATTCTAAAACGCAGATAG
- the murG gene encoding undecaprenyldiphospho-muramoylpentapeptide beta-N-acetylglucosaminyltransferase, with protein MRAPQILMMAAGTGGHVFPALAVAEELSSRGAQIHWLGTPGGMENDLVGPTGYTFHAINMQGLRGKGVGRLLKLPSTLLAATLAAVKIIRTQKIDMVVGFGGYVSAPGGIAARMTGTPLVIHEQNAIAGMSNRYLAKLATKVLQAFENTFGNSQKTAKLETVGNPVRNTISGVAPPAERYNIDSTAPLKLLVVGGSLGAQVLNETVPKMLELIKQPLEVHHQCGRNNDKTTQAAYGAIDTSQHQIKVAPFINNMAAAYNWADIVVCRAGALTVTEIQNVGIAAIFVPLPHAVDDHQTANAKTLTQIDAALLMPQSELTAQGLADALAKLDRRECLAMAERGYAHAHRGSTQQVADIVWNALPKS; from the coding sequence ATGAGAGCACCGCAAATCTTAATGATGGCAGCGGGAACAGGCGGTCACGTCTTTCCAGCCTTAGCTGTCGCTGAAGAACTCAGTAGCCGCGGTGCGCAAATTCACTGGTTAGGAACGCCCGGTGGTATGGAAAACGACTTGGTAGGGCCCACCGGCTATACTTTTCATGCGATTAATATGCAAGGGTTACGCGGTAAAGGTGTGGGTCGCTTATTAAAGTTACCGAGTACTTTACTAGCAGCGACCTTGGCAGCAGTAAAGATTATCCGTACGCAAAAGATTGATATGGTAGTAGGGTTTGGCGGGTATGTCTCAGCGCCAGGCGGGATTGCGGCGCGCATGACCGGCACCCCATTAGTGATTCATGAGCAAAACGCTATTGCGGGTATGAGCAACCGCTATTTGGCTAAATTAGCGACTAAAGTGTTGCAGGCTTTTGAAAATACTTTCGGCAATAGCCAAAAAACAGCTAAGTTAGAAACCGTGGGCAACCCCGTACGCAATACGATTTCAGGGGTAGCGCCACCGGCTGAACGCTATAATATCGACAGTACGGCTCCTCTAAAACTGCTGGTCGTTGGGGGCTCATTGGGCGCGCAAGTCTTAAATGAAACCGTACCCAAAATGCTCGAGCTTATTAAGCAGCCGCTAGAGGTGCACCACCAGTGTGGTCGTAATAATGATAAGACCACGCAAGCGGCCTATGGCGCCATAGATACTAGCCAACATCAGATTAAAGTCGCGCCATTTATTAACAATATGGCAGCCGCTTATAATTGGGCAGATATTGTAGTTTGCCGTGCTGGCGCACTGACAGTGACTGAGATTCAAAATGTTGGTATTGCGGCAATCTTTGTGCCCTTACCGCATGCGGTCGATGACCATCAGACCGCTAATGCTAAAACTTTGACCCAGATTGATGCGGCGCTCTTAATGCCGCAAAGTGAATTGACCGCGCAAGGTTTAGCAGATGCCTTAGCTAAGCTCGATCGCCGTGAGTGTTTGGCAATGGCGGAGCGTGGCTATGCGCATGCCCATCGCGGCTCCACTCAGCAAGTCGCGGATATTGTCTGGAACGCCTTGCCTAAGTCATAA
- the murC gene encoding UDP-N-acetylmuramate--L-alanine ligase — protein sequence MPFATTSDSDTVTAQRALPKRLIEIPEMRRIQHIHFVGIGGSGMCGIAEVLHNQGYVVSGSDIKEGPVTKRLREVGMEVFIGHDSQNIANADVVVVSTAIDRKNPEIQAALKARLPVVRRADMLGELMRYRHSIAVAGAHGKTTTTSLLTTMLDEAGLDPTYVIGGKLNASGKNAALGDSRYLVAEADESDASFLSLHPMAAIVTNIDQDHMETYENSFDKLKAAYIQFLQNMPFYGLAVVCGDDTELYDMIDDIGRPVLTFGFKSHNDVQAVDMRVEGTKTHFTVLRKDREPLPLTLNIPGEHNVYNALAAITMATDEGVDNEAIERALQKFAGVGRRFEHQACVSYGDGDVLLVDDYGHHPKEVEATIKAARQSYPERRIVLLFQPHRYSRTRDCYDDFVAVLSSVDELLLLDVYAAGESPITGADTKSLARSIRLRGEVEPTIVDKDDLAPVMQRLLKAGDLLITQGAGNVGQIALDLAANNLYLTSN from the coding sequence ATGCCTTTTGCGACTACCAGCGACTCTGATACAGTGACTGCCCAACGTGCTCTGCCCAAGCGTCTGATTGAAATCCCTGAAATGCGCCGAATTCAGCATATTCATTTTGTGGGTATTGGCGGTTCTGGAATGTGTGGTATCGCAGAGGTTTTACATAACCAAGGTTATGTGGTTAGTGGTTCGGATATTAAAGAAGGCCCAGTCACTAAGCGTCTACGAGAAGTGGGCATGGAGGTCTTTATCGGTCATGACTCACAGAATATCGCTAACGCGGATGTAGTAGTAGTCTCTACCGCTATTGACCGTAAAAACCCTGAAATTCAAGCGGCGTTAAAAGCCCGCCTGCCTGTGGTACGCCGTGCCGATATGTTGGGTGAGCTCATGCGCTATCGTCACAGTATCGCTGTCGCCGGTGCTCATGGTAAGACGACGACCACCAGTTTGCTCACCACTATGCTTGATGAAGCCGGTTTAGACCCTACTTATGTAATCGGTGGCAAGTTAAACGCCTCCGGCAAAAATGCAGCTTTAGGCGACAGTCGTTATTTAGTGGCAGAAGCCGATGAGTCTGATGCGTCATTCTTATCGCTACATCCTATGGCGGCTATTGTCACGAATATCGACCAAGACCATATGGAAACGTATGAAAATAGCTTTGATAAACTCAAAGCCGCCTATATTCAATTTTTACAAAACATGCCTTTTTATGGTCTGGCTGTAGTGTGCGGTGATGATACCGAACTGTATGATATGATTGATGATATCGGTCGCCCTGTCTTGACCTTTGGCTTTAAGTCTCATAATGACGTGCAGGCGGTCGACATGCGAGTTGAGGGCACTAAAACCCACTTTACCGTGCTGCGTAAAGACCGTGAGCCGTTGCCACTAACACTAAATATTCCAGGCGAACATAACGTCTATAATGCGTTAGCAGCCATCACTATGGCGACGGACGAAGGGGTAGATAACGAAGCGATTGAGCGTGCTCTACAGAAATTTGCAGGGGTGGGTCGTCGTTTTGAGCATCAAGCCTGTGTCAGTTATGGTGACGGCGATGTTTTATTAGTCGATGATTACGGACATCACCCGAAAGAAGTCGAAGCGACGATTAAAGCGGCGCGTCAGAGTTATCCTGAGCGCCGTATCGTACTGCTTTTTCAACCGCACCGTTACAGCCGTACCCGCGATTGTTATGATGATTTCGTTGCGGTACTGTCTAGCGTTGATGAGCTGCTATTATTGGATGTCTATGCGGCAGGTGAGAGCCCAATTACGGGCGCAGACACCAAGTCGTTGGCACGCAGTATTCGCTTACGCGGTGAAGTTGAGCCTACCATAGTAGATAAAGATGATTTGGCTCCGGTAATGCAGCGTTTGCTAAAAGCAGGCGACTTGTTGATTACCCAAGGTGCTGGTAACGTGGGTCAAATTGCCTTAGATTTAGCCGCCAACAATCTGTATTTGACTTCAAACTAA
- a CDS encoding D-alanine--D-alanine ligase gives MTDPSVFGKVAVVCGGLSNEREVSLNSGMAVLSALQAQGVDAAQFDPMHNDITELKQYDRVFNVLHGRGGEDGRLQGLLEWLEIPQTGSGILASAIGMDKVRTKQLWQGCGIATAPFALLTADTDWQQIVNTLGLPLIIKPVHEGSSIGMSKVNHLDELPGAYEMAVACGDVVMAEKWITGREFTIVIIDDEPYPVIRLEPADITNFYDYEAKYNRNDTSYFIPCGLSAAEEKYLQALSLSAFRAVDAKGWGRIDAMQDEAGHFWLLEINTVPGMTDHSLVPMAAKAKGMDFEALCWHILAQTL, from the coding sequence ATCACTGATCCTAGCGTGTTTGGCAAGGTCGCAGTGGTGTGCGGTGGCTTGAGTAATGAGCGTGAAGTGTCTTTAAATAGTGGTATGGCAGTATTGTCAGCCTTACAAGCACAAGGCGTAGATGCCGCACAGTTTGACCCTATGCACAATGACATCACTGAGCTAAAGCAATACGATCGTGTGTTTAACGTATTGCATGGTCGCGGCGGTGAAGACGGTCGTCTACAAGGACTGCTCGAGTGGTTAGAGATTCCGCAGACGGGCTCTGGCATCTTGGCTTCAGCTATCGGTATGGATAAAGTCCGTACCAAGCAGTTGTGGCAAGGGTGTGGTATTGCGACTGCTCCATTTGCGCTATTGACCGCTGATACGGACTGGCAGCAAATCGTCAATACTTTAGGCTTGCCGCTCATTATTAAGCCGGTCCATGAAGGCTCTAGTATCGGCATGAGCAAAGTTAACCATTTGGATGAGTTACCAGGCGCTTATGAGATGGCGGTAGCTTGTGGCGATGTGGTGATGGCCGAAAAATGGATCACGGGTCGTGAGTTCACTATCGTGATTATCGATGATGAGCCGTATCCGGTTATTCGCCTTGAGCCTGCCGATATCACTAACTTTTACGACTATGAGGCCAAATATAATCGCAATGATACTTCCTACTTTATCCCTTGCGGGCTTTCAGCGGCGGAAGAAAAGTATTTGCAGGCGTTAAGCCTATCTGCTTTTCGCGCAGTAGATGCCAAGGGTTGGGGCCGCATCGATGCTATGCAAGATGAAGCGGGACACTTTTGGTTATTGGAAATTAATACGGTGCCGGGTATGACCGATCACAGCCTAGTGCCGATGGCGGCGAAGGCAAAAGGTATGGATTTTGAGGCCTTATGCTGGCATATCCTCGCACAGACGCTTTAG
- a CDS encoding cell division protein FtsQ/DivIB, translated as MVDGTTLHALPEQSNSEATDTRGDFVIPSWGRYLVYIMLALIVAASVAFAIRSYQNAPNANIYIDPTGLSPAQYQALKSTMGEQASGNYFIADIQSMRNIALSLSWIDEVSLVRDWQRGIVITALPKKAVAKFGTERLVDAEGQVFVPVESMAADEQQLVTLQGNKGQAPVIMQQMQQVNQWFAPLDIKVVDIILTPRMTWLIRFDDGLRVIVDNENTAQKLLNLSQLLGNQLSQQRDKIQAVDLRYKNGFTITWHANADESVSNAAANNPNLAQAAEAPNLEGIAETVALNDADVVLD; from the coding sequence ATGGTAGACGGCACGACACTTCACGCACTTCCTGAACAGTCTAATTCAGAAGCAACGGACACTCGCGGTGATTTCGTGATACCGAGTTGGGGTCGTTATCTGGTCTATATCATGTTGGCGCTGATAGTTGCCGCTAGTGTTGCTTTCGCTATTCGCAGCTATCAAAACGCTCCCAATGCCAACATTTATATCGATCCTACTGGCTTAAGTCCTGCGCAATATCAGGCGTTAAAGTCGACGATGGGTGAACAGGCCTCTGGCAATTATTTCATTGCTGATATCCAGTCGATGCGCAATATTGCTTTAAGTCTCTCTTGGATTGATGAAGTCAGCTTAGTGAGAGATTGGCAGCGGGGGATTGTCATCACCGCTTTGCCTAAAAAAGCCGTAGCAAAATTTGGTACGGAGCGACTGGTAGATGCAGAAGGGCAGGTGTTTGTGCCCGTAGAATCTATGGCCGCTGATGAGCAGCAACTGGTAACTTTACAGGGTAATAAAGGCCAAGCTCCAGTTATTATGCAGCAAATGCAACAAGTCAATCAGTGGTTTGCGCCACTTGATATTAAAGTGGTAGATATTATTTTAACCCCACGGATGACTTGGTTGATTCGTTTTGATGATGGCTTGCGGGTGATTGTCGATAATGAAAATACAGCGCAAAAATTATTAAATCTAAGCCAGCTGCTCGGCAATCAATTAAGTCAGCAGCGCGATAAGATTCAAGCGGTAGATTTACGTTATAAGAATGGGTTTACCATTACTTGGCATGCCAATGCCGATGAGTCAGTAAGTAATGCTGCAGCCAATAATCCTAATCTAGCGCAAGCTGCAGAAGCACCGAATTTAGAGGGTATTGCAGAGACTGTAGCGTTAAATGATGCTGATGTGGTCTTAGATTAA
- the ftsA gene encoding cell division protein FtsA has translation MKKIENLVVIHLSASAVYAVIGQVVSASDIRIMGVGKVASVDFYQGQIRHWERLKSSIRQAIQIAEDMANCRVHSVWLSLSTPELVSKNSAGNVVIEEERVQTKDIVNALSLAKTKDMPSNYYLMHHSQQGIYVDDQEAMVDDAIGMYANKISVMYHLMMMPVASRQNIQKLLQECDVSVDHVLFDAVSTAEYSLMPLEREQGVCLVDIGASTTSVCVYKENKLIFTGCVPQGSLMVTMDISAEMNISMVEAEKLKKRHGTVDVTSIDPGQFIMVRPVGSTDEITVNVHNLAEIIAARYVEIFKAVFGEVIDAGLFDYLDRGVVLAGGGSAVRGIIPFTKKLLNMPVFLTNPHDSISAYHHNEDEIFKRLSREVTERELQTAFGALLYSQSDQFRYSEKSSPDALSQSKVTGLMQRLNNVLKRVL, from the coding sequence ATGAAAAAAATAGAAAATCTGGTTGTCATTCACTTAAGTGCCTCTGCCGTTTATGCAGTGATTGGCCAAGTTGTGTCTGCGTCAGACATTCGTATTATGGGCGTGGGTAAAGTGGCCAGTGTTGACTTTTATCAAGGTCAAATTAGACATTGGGAGCGCCTAAAAAGCTCTATCCGGCAGGCCATTCAAATTGCTGAAGATATGGCCAACTGCCGCGTGCACAGCGTCTGGTTAAGTCTATCTACGCCTGAATTGGTCAGTAAAAATAGTGCAGGTAACGTGGTTATTGAAGAGGAGCGGGTGCAGACGAAAGATATCGTCAACGCACTTAGTCTTGCCAAGACCAAAGACATGCCCAGCAATTATTATTTGATGCACCATAGCCAGCAAGGCATTTACGTTGATGACCAAGAGGCTATGGTCGATGACGCTATCGGTATGTACGCCAATAAGATTTCGGTGATGTATCACCTCATGATGATGCCAGTAGCCAGCCGACAAAATATTCAAAAGTTGCTGCAAGAGTGTGATGTCAGCGTCGACCATGTCTTATTTGATGCCGTATCTACCGCTGAATATAGCTTGATGCCGTTAGAGCGTGAGCAGGGTGTGTGTTTGGTAGATATCGGGGCGAGTACTACTAGCGTCTGTGTCTACAAAGAGAACAAATTAATCTTTACCGGCTGTGTGCCTCAAGGCAGCTTAATGGTAACGATGGATATCTCTGCTGAGATGAATATCTCGATGGTGGAGGCAGAAAAGCTTAAAAAACGTCATGGTACCGTCGATGTGACCAGTATTGACCCTGGTCAGTTTATTATGGTTAGACCGGTAGGCAGTACCGATGAAATTACAGTCAATGTGCATAATTTGGCTGAAATTATTGCCGCGCGTTACGTCGAAATCTTTAAAGCGGTCTTTGGTGAAGTTATTGATGCCGGCTTATTTGATTATCTAGATCGCGGTGTGGTGTTGGCAGGTGGTGGTAGTGCCGTCAGAGGTATTATTCCTTTTACGAAGAAACTGCTGAATATGCCGGTTTTCTTAACCAATCCGCATGATTCTATTAGTGCTTATCATCATAATGAAGATGAGATATTTAAGCGCTTAAGCCGAGAAGTGACAGAGCGTGAGTTGCAAACGGCGTTTGGTGCATTGCTCTACAGTCAAAGTGATCAGTTCCGTTATAGCGAGAAGAGCTCGCCTGATGCTTTGAGTCAGAGTAAGGTCACCGGTTTGATGCAACGATTAAATAATGTTTTAAAACGCGTCTTATAG